A stretch of the Panicum virgatum strain AP13 chromosome 9N, P.virgatum_v5, whole genome shotgun sequence genome encodes the following:
- the LOC120692645 gene encoding haloacid dehalogenase-like hydrolase domain-containing protein 3 produces the protein MAAPALRSAAARARAAALPGGRWLGTSSAAETERERERERGREKEEERAGWELSAAREFYDYRKSIYGDVTHRALLVDSVGTLVVPAQPTAQVYKSIGEKYGVKYSEDEILMRYRRAYEQPWGGSRLRYVDDGRPFWQHIVTSSTGCSDAQYFEELYQYFMTEKAWKLCDPDAENVFKALRRAGVKTAVVSNFDTRLRPLLQTLKCDHWFDAVAVSAEVAAEKPNPTIFLKACELLGVKPEEAVHVGGDRRNDIWGARDAGCDAWLWGSDVHSFKEVAERIGVEVTNK, from the exons atggcggcgccggcgttgcgctcggcggcggcgagggcgcgcgcggcggcgctcccgggAGGGCGGTGGCTGGGGACGTCGTCCGCGGCGGAgacggagagggagagggagagggagaggggcagggagaaggaggaggagagggccggGTGGGAGCTctcggcggcgcgggagttctACGACTACCGCAAGTCCATCTACGGCGACGTCACGCACCGCGCCCTCCTCGTCGACTCCGTGGGCACCCTCGTCGTCCCCGCCCAGCCCACGGCACAG GTGTATAAGAGCATTGGTGAGAAGTATGGAGTGAAGTATTCTGAAGATGAAATCTTGATGAGGTACAGGCGGGCATATGAGCAACCATGGGGCGGATCTCGTCTCAG GTATGTGGATGATGGGAGACCCTTCTGGCAGCACATAGTAACTTCTTCTACTGGCTGTTCAGACGCACAATACTTTGAGGAACTGTATCAATACTTTATGACGGAAAAG GCTTGGAAGCTTTGCGATCCTGAtgctgaaaatgtatttaaagctTTAAGGAGAGCTGGTGTTAAAACTGCCGTTGTCTCCAATTTCGATACCCGTCTACGGCCACTTCTGCAGACCTTGAAATGTGACCACTGGTTTGATGCAGTTGCTGTTTCAGCAGAG GTTGCAGCAGAGAAGCCGAACCCAACAATATTTTTGAAGGCCTGTGAGCTTTTAGGTGTGAAGCCTGAAGAAGCCGTGCATGTCGGCGGCGATCGCAGAAACGATATATGGGGAGCTAGAGATGCCGGCTGTGATGCCTGGCTCTGGGGCAGCGACGTTCACTCTTTCAAGGAG GTGGCTGAGCGGATCGGCGTTGAGGTGACGAACAAGTGA